One region of Salvia miltiorrhiza cultivar Shanhuang (shh) chromosome 3, IMPLAD_Smil_shh, whole genome shotgun sequence genomic DNA includes:
- the LOC131014371 gene encoding uncharacterized protein LOC131014371 isoform X2, with product MAVSYLGVFVAISLVLAAKGDNHVPPSLAPFFDDLCKEVECGKGSCEAAPGSPFSFKCNCDQGWKRTRLEDEDDLEFLPCIIPNCDVDYSCMPAAPPLPAVPHNLSVFDPCYWVYCGEGTCTKNETRSHTCQCDSGYSNLLNVSAFPCYNDCAIGSNSCERLGLKAASATSNPNDDHNQAIAFSMGRFNWMAVLLATAAVAFWK from the exons ATGGCAGTCTCATATTTGGGAGTTTTTGTGGCAATTTCGCTGGTTTTGGCAGCAAAAGGAGATAACCATGTTCCTCCTAGTCTAGCTCCTTTTTTCG ATGATTTATGTAAAGAGGTGGAATGTGGAAAGGGAAGTTGCGAGGCAGCTCCAGGCTCTCCTTTCAGCTTCAAGTGCAATTGCGACCAAGGATGGAAGCGTACCCGTCTTGAGGATGAAGACGACTTAGAATTCCTTCCCTGCATCATTCCCAAct GCGACGTTGATTACTCGTGTATGCCAGCGGCCCCTCCACTCCCAGCAGTACCCCACAACTTATCCGTCTTTGATC CTTGCTATTGGGTCTACTGTGGAGAAGGAACATGCACGAAAAATGAAACACGTTCCCACACGTGTCAATGCGATTCTGGCTACTCCAATCTCCTCAACGTTTCTGCCTTTCCATGTTACAATGATT GTGCTATTGGGTCGAACTCGTGTGAAAGGCTTGGGCTGAAAGCTGCTAGTGCTACTTCAAATCCAAATGATGACCATAACCAAG CTATAGCATTCTCTATGGGGAGGTTCAACTGGATGGCAGTCTTACTTGCAACTGCTGCCGTGGCTTTCTGGAAATAA
- the LOC131014371 gene encoding uncharacterized protein LOC131014371 isoform X1, translating to MAVSYLGVFVAISLVLAAKGDNHVPPSLAPFFDDLCKEVECGKGSCEAAPGSPFSFKCNCDQGWKRTRLEDEDDLEFLPCIIPNCDVDYSCMPAAPPLPAVPHNLSVFDPCYWVYCGEGTCTKNETRSHTCQCDSGYSNLLNVSAFPCYNDCAIGSNSCERLGLKAASATSNPNDDHNQGTRNLVLTRPQRLCLLLFLSIYKSYVFSLFRNIFYSILKSIHTQYLQNTHHLLLQIGEPNTIILTLKSHISAFLLKLMPFTPPHTLCGRRE from the exons ATGGCAGTCTCATATTTGGGAGTTTTTGTGGCAATTTCGCTGGTTTTGGCAGCAAAAGGAGATAACCATGTTCCTCCTAGTCTAGCTCCTTTTTTCG ATGATTTATGTAAAGAGGTGGAATGTGGAAAGGGAAGTTGCGAGGCAGCTCCAGGCTCTCCTTTCAGCTTCAAGTGCAATTGCGACCAAGGATGGAAGCGTACCCGTCTTGAGGATGAAGACGACTTAGAATTCCTTCCCTGCATCATTCCCAAct GCGACGTTGATTACTCGTGTATGCCAGCGGCCCCTCCACTCCCAGCAGTACCCCACAACTTATCCGTCTTTGATC CTTGCTATTGGGTCTACTGTGGAGAAGGAACATGCACGAAAAATGAAACACGTTCCCACACGTGTCAATGCGATTCTGGCTACTCCAATCTCCTCAACGTTTCTGCCTTTCCATGTTACAATGATT GTGCTATTGGGTCGAACTCGTGTGAAAGGCTTGGGCTGAAAGCTGCTAGTGCTACTTCAAATCCAAATGATGACCATAACCAAGGTACGAGAAATTTAGTACTCAcccgtccacaaagattgtgtttattactatttttatctatctataAAAGTTATGTGTTTTCCTTATTTAGAAACATCTTTTATAGTATTTTAAAGtccattcacactcaatatttacaaaatactcacCATTTACTTTTACAAATTGGTGAGCCCAATACTATTAttttaacactaaaatcacatATTTCagcttttttattaaaactcatgcccttcactccaccacacactctttgtggacggagggagtaa